A window of the Streptomyces griseochromogenes genome harbors these coding sequences:
- a CDS encoding immunity 49 family protein, protein MDNADEAMAPIVRSAEETLSELETSEFDRFDALDYSLTVAKWSCLADPMVEELPTWEAWVTAMQVGSGLFISGVATEGPVPCRIGHKGEIKNLPATGPQEYLHAGNWLTSYYLAAICRENDRLDQLARVPVSFLRASGVEFDEYIYAWVETLQNAWFGRQETWDTLVTAINGTDPAAPHIASAELMLKILYPPLEVFHRYQRQDPEPFNAALDEALTWHREYWTGNEARAKSGEGLVALGPLAVACMAFDANIPVEIESEYLPKYLLERRWVGQIPT, encoded by the coding sequence GTGGACAACGCGGACGAAGCCATGGCGCCGATCGTCCGGAGTGCCGAAGAGACGCTCTCGGAACTCGAGACGTCAGAGTTCGACCGCTTCGACGCTCTGGATTACTCGCTGACGGTCGCTAAGTGGTCCTGCCTGGCCGATCCCATGGTAGAGGAACTCCCGACGTGGGAGGCGTGGGTCACTGCGATGCAGGTTGGTTCGGGCCTGTTCATCTCGGGAGTTGCCACGGAAGGGCCTGTCCCGTGTCGTATCGGACACAAGGGTGAGATCAAGAACCTACCTGCGACCGGCCCTCAGGAGTACCTGCACGCAGGCAATTGGCTCACCTCATACTACTTGGCGGCGATTTGCCGTGAAAACGATCGCCTCGACCAACTGGCCCGTGTGCCCGTCTCGTTCCTCCGTGCATCCGGGGTGGAGTTCGACGAGTACATCTACGCATGGGTGGAGACCCTGCAGAACGCCTGGTTCGGCCGTCAGGAGACCTGGGACACGCTGGTCACCGCCATCAACGGCACGGACCCGGCGGCCCCCCACATTGCCAGCGCTGAACTCATGCTGAAGATCCTCTACCCACCGTTGGAAGTCTTCCATCGCTACCAGCGACAAGATCCGGAACCGTTCAACGCCGCCTTGGATGAAGCCCTCACCTGGCATCGCGAATACTGGACTGGCAATGAGGCACGGGCCAAGAGCGGCGAGGGGCTGGTGGCTCTGGGGCCACTAGCTGTCGCCTGTATGGCCTTTGATGCGAATATTCCGGTCGAAATTGAGTCGGAGTACCTGCCCAAGTACCTCTTGGAACGCAGGTGGGTCGGCCAAATCCCCACCTGA
- a CDS encoding ATP-binding protein: protein MPDPQPPTTPNANPGPVLHEDRLDYTPVPRSVAIARNRTARLIREWGYPNLAGDAALVTTELMTNALLHGSLRDRLIVVRLATTATALRVEVSDPRGERQPCPRRATDEDQFGRGLLLVGVLTDGWGVGPRVGAGKTVWARWSLGLTLCNSHPLADTREGQEWR, encoded by the coding sequence ATGCCCGACCCCCAGCCCCCCACTACCCCCAACGCCAACCCCGGCCCCGTCCTCCACGAAGACCGCCTCGACTACACCCCCGTCCCCCGCAGCGTCGCCATCGCCCGCAACCGCACCGCCCGACTGATCCGCGAGTGGGGTTACCCGAACCTCGCCGGAGATGCCGCCCTCGTCACCACCGAGTTGATGACCAACGCCCTGCTGCACGGCAGCCTGCGCGACCGGCTCATCGTCGTCCGGCTCGCCACCACGGCGACCGCACTCCGCGTCGAGGTCAGCGACCCCCGCGGCGAACGACAGCCGTGCCCGCGTCGCGCGACCGACGAGGACCAGTTCGGACGAGGGTTACTGCTGGTCGGGGTTCTGACGGACGGCTGGGGCGTGGGGCCACGCGTGGGCGCCGGCAAGACCGTGTGGGCGCGGTGGAGCCTGGGCCTCACCCTCTGCAATAGCCATCCGCTCGCGGACACGCGGGAGGGACAGGAATGGCGCTAG
- a CDS encoding helix-turn-helix domain-containing protein translates to MTRTSPLGNRTSTVLGRRLGGELLRLRDAAGKTQRQAADAINASNSKIVKMEQGWVPMRDPDIRALCECYGLYEQKAVARLLELARLDRERRKARGWWSDRLDTGATAEFIAMEDAASRIRNWQSSLIPGLFHTPEYTRALAVADGAWDDPDEIEHWVEIKQRRQERLFGERPPHYHAVIWEAALRQQIGGSEVMRAQLERLLESAELPNVRLQVLPYRAGAHPCITGPFSILSFAEGDALDVVQSDVITGMIWVENETESGTYSGLFDRTSRLSLAPRDSATLIDNLRKEM, encoded by the coding sequence GTGACACGTACCTCGCCTCTGGGTAACCGGACGTCAACTGTGCTGGGCCGTAGGCTCGGCGGTGAGTTGCTGCGCCTGCGCGACGCCGCAGGCAAGACCCAACGTCAGGCAGCGGACGCGATCAACGCGTCCAACTCGAAGATCGTGAAGATGGAACAGGGCTGGGTGCCCATGCGGGACCCCGACATCCGTGCGCTCTGCGAGTGCTATGGCTTGTACGAGCAGAAGGCCGTGGCTCGCCTGCTGGAACTGGCCAGGCTGGACCGCGAGCGTCGTAAGGCCAGGGGATGGTGGAGCGACCGCCTCGATACCGGCGCAACGGCCGAGTTCATCGCGATGGAAGACGCGGCCAGTCGTATCCGCAACTGGCAGTCATCGCTGATCCCCGGGCTCTTCCACACCCCCGAGTACACGCGTGCCCTGGCTGTCGCCGACGGTGCTTGGGACGATCCCGACGAGATCGAGCACTGGGTTGAGATCAAGCAGCGCCGCCAGGAGCGGCTGTTCGGCGAGCGGCCGCCTCACTACCATGCGGTGATCTGGGAGGCGGCGCTCCGGCAGCAGATCGGAGGATCCGAGGTCATGCGAGCCCAACTGGAACGGCTCCTGGAGTCCGCCGAGTTGCCGAACGTACGCCTTCAAGTGCTCCCGTACCGAGCCGGCGCGCACCCTTGTATCACGGGGCCGTTCAGCATCCTCTCCTTCGCGGAGGGGGACGCGCTCGACGTGGTCCAGAGTGACGTCATCACGGGAATGATCTGGGTGGAGAACGAAACCGAGAGCGGTACCTACAGCGGCTTGTTCGACCGCACATCCCGGCTCAGTCTGGCTCCACGCGATTCCGCGACACTCATCGACAACCTGCGCAAGGAAATGTGA
- a CDS encoding DUF397 domain-containing protein, translated as MPEFEFSKSSYSHVENDCVEVARNIPNTVAVRDSKTPRGPILRLTPKVWARFTASLA; from the coding sequence ATGCCCGAGTTCGAGTTCAGCAAGTCCAGCTACAGCCACGTTGAAAACGACTGCGTCGAAGTCGCCCGCAACATCCCCAACACTGTCGCCGTGCGAGACTCCAAGACCCCAAGAGGCCCCATACTCCGCCTCACCCCGAAGGTATGGGCACGGTTCACGGCGTCACTGGCCTGA
- a CDS encoding EsaB/YukD family protein, whose amino-acid sequence MALSRVTLVGEHRRVDLVLPSQEPIGLLLPEVMRLLGDQVSARPQTRHLVAGDGSVLDPDDSLESAAVADGAVLRLVRIEDAPSAPVVHDVTDEAADDLDVRAWRWGPAARRVVAGNATVGWALAACFLARQEFAAQTVGAVLVVAALLGAAAGAVLGRAGLRGLAGTLVVTGGVLGVFGAWSLGDAHGWSGSVRLATVVGALAVALLLLGWCSPLGRGGVFGAAALVGGGACWEAALAFQPAGRAGALLAVVSVLVLGLLPRFALMASGLAGLDDRRSGGSSVSRYQVSTALAATHRGLALATVVTAVSAAVAAVLVLRTAMVWTVLLAVAVALVLALRARAYPLVPEVVALLVGAGAVGVRLAWVWMERSGAAGPLTALVVLALVPLAVLVVQPPEHVRVRLRRFGDVVESVGVIALFPLVIGVFGVYGRLLGTFA is encoded by the coding sequence CTGGCGTTGAGCCGGGTCACACTGGTGGGGGAGCATCGGCGGGTCGACCTTGTGCTGCCGTCGCAGGAGCCGATCGGGCTGCTGCTTCCGGAAGTGATGCGGCTGCTGGGCGATCAGGTGAGTGCGCGTCCGCAAACGCGTCATCTGGTGGCCGGTGACGGCAGTGTCCTGGACCCGGACGATTCCCTGGAGTCGGCCGCCGTGGCGGATGGTGCCGTGCTGCGGCTCGTGCGCATCGAGGACGCGCCCTCCGCTCCCGTCGTACACGACGTGACCGACGAAGCCGCCGACGATCTCGATGTGCGGGCCTGGCGGTGGGGGCCCGCGGCGCGGCGCGTCGTCGCCGGGAACGCGACGGTCGGGTGGGCACTGGCCGCCTGCTTCCTCGCGCGGCAGGAGTTCGCCGCGCAGACCGTGGGCGCCGTGCTGGTCGTTGCCGCCCTCCTCGGCGCGGCCGCCGGTGCGGTGCTCGGCCGGGCCGGACTGCGTGGACTCGCCGGCACGCTCGTCGTCACCGGTGGCGTGCTGGGTGTGTTCGGGGCGTGGAGCCTCGGAGATGCCCATGGCTGGTCGGGTTCGGTGCGACTCGCCACCGTCGTCGGAGCACTCGCCGTCGCCCTGCTGCTGCTCGGATGGTGCTCGCCGCTGGGACGTGGTGGTGTCTTCGGGGCTGCCGCGCTCGTCGGGGGCGGGGCGTGCTGGGAGGCCGCGCTCGCCTTTCAGCCGGCGGGGCGGGCCGGTGCGCTGCTCGCCGTCGTTTCGGTGCTGGTCCTGGGGCTGCTGCCTCGGTTCGCGCTGATGGCGTCGGGGCTCGCGGGGCTCGACGACCGGCGCTCGGGCGGCTCGTCCGTGAGCCGCTATCAGGTGTCGACGGCGCTCGCCGCCACGCACCGCGGGCTCGCCCTCGCGACGGTCGTGACGGCGGTGTCCGCCGCCGTCGCCGCCGTGCTCGTACTGCGTACGGCGATGGTGTGGACGGTGCTGCTGGCCGTGGCCGTCGCGCTGGTGCTCGCGCTGCGGGCGCGGGCGTATCCCCTGGTCCCTGAGGTCGTCGCGTTGCTCGTGGGGGCCGGGGCGGTCGGGGTCCGGCTGGCCTGGGTGTGGATGGAGAGGTCCGGTGCGGCCGGGCCGCTCACCGCGCTTGTGGTGCTGGCGCTCGTTCCGCTGGCCGTCCTTGTGGTGCAGCCGCCCGAGCATGTGCGGGTGCGCTTGCGCCGGTTCGGCGACGTGGTCGAGTCGGTCGGGGTGATTGCGCTGTTCCCGCTGGTGATCGGCGTCTTCGGGGTGTACGGGCGGCTGCTCGGCACCTTCGCGTGA
- a CDS encoding MinD/ParA family ATP-binding protein, with product MNRAQGGWQDEVLRELRGGGGASASSAAEHADAGDVAERAASAEQEETARAKAPLPVRHPDEQRRNPGQPQLPGTATAAPLGDVPLQQPRHPAPLPENVPQPRLPDPAPTAPGTHAPVPDQRMNAQEQDVPPDRPAAPSAARPPKGSGTPAVRPRPGTPALPFPTPESVPTVDPRLALAMGKPVHGDSMARRTGKSIRRLASSASQEVAEETRIGRDLQQPVTTGRVIAVTSIRGGVGKTTVAALLARTFNHYRHDPVLALEADAALGTLPVRMGAESVRWSCAELAQILTPTMQLTDITGYLVPVADGGWLLPASQGRVGAPLDIRTYRRVTLALRRYFAVTVVDCETLPGEVARTAMDTAHARVVVAPLTAEGVGGTRVVLDWLGQLPHEALASTVVALTSGTPDPNLDLKTATAHLRETGVTIVHLPYDRHLAAGGPIRTELLGSATRRGATQLAAEALRRAVRVR from the coding sequence ATGAATCGGGCTCAGGGCGGCTGGCAGGACGAGGTGCTGCGGGAACTGCGGGGTGGGGGCGGCGCGTCGGCGTCGTCCGCTGCGGAGCACGCGGATGCGGGTGACGTCGCGGAGCGCGCCGCTTCGGCGGAGCAGGAGGAGACGGCGCGTGCCAAGGCCCCGCTCCCGGTCCGGCACCCCGACGAACAGCGGCGCAACCCCGGGCAGCCGCAGCTCCCGGGCACGGCGACAGCAGCACCCCTCGGTGACGTACCGCTGCAGCAGCCCCGGCATCCGGCGCCGTTGCCGGAGAACGTGCCGCAGCCCCGGCTCCCCGATCCGGCCCCCACCGCTCCGGGAACACACGCGCCCGTTCCCGACCAGCGCATGAACGCCCAAGAGCAGGACGTCCCGCCCGACCGCCCCGCCGCGCCCTCCGCTGCCCGGCCGCCCAAGGGGAGTGGCACACCAGCGGTCCGCCCCCGCCCCGGCACCCCCGCCCTCCCCTTCCCCACCCCCGAGTCCGTCCCCACCGTCGACCCGAGGCTCGCCCTCGCGATGGGCAAGCCCGTGCACGGGGACTCCATGGCGCGGCGCACCGGAAAATCGATCCGGCGGCTCGCCTCCTCGGCGTCGCAGGAGGTCGCCGAGGAGACACGGATCGGGCGGGACCTGCAGCAGCCGGTCACCACCGGACGGGTCATCGCCGTCACATCCATCCGGGGCGGCGTCGGCAAGACGACGGTCGCCGCGCTGCTCGCCCGTACGTTCAACCACTACCGGCACGATCCGGTGCTCGCGCTGGAGGCGGACGCCGCGCTCGGCACGCTGCCGGTGCGGATGGGCGCGGAGTCGGTGCGGTGGTCGTGCGCCGAGCTGGCTCAGATCCTCACTCCGACGATGCAACTCACGGACATCACCGGGTACTTGGTGCCGGTGGCGGACGGTGGCTGGCTGCTGCCCGCCAGCCAGGGGCGTGTCGGTGCCCCGCTGGACATCCGCACCTACCGCAGGGTGACGCTCGCGCTGCGCCGCTATTTCGCCGTGACGGTCGTGGACTGCGAGACGCTGCCCGGGGAGGTGGCCCGTACCGCGATGGACACCGCGCACGCCCGCGTGGTGGTCGCTCCGCTCACCGCCGAGGGCGTCGGCGGTACGCGTGTCGTCCTCGACTGGCTCGGCCAGTTGCCGCACGAGGCCCTCGCGTCCACCGTCGTCGCCCTCACCTCGGGCACGCCCGATCCGAACCTCGACCTGAAGACGGCCACAGCGCATCTGCGCGAGACAGGGGTCACGATCGTGCACCTGCCCTACGACCGGCATCTCGCGGCCGGCGGGCCCATCCGTACGGAGCTGCTCGGCTCGGCCACGCGCCGCGGGGCCACACAGCTCGCGGCGGAGGCGCTGCGGCGGGCGGTGCGGGTCCGATGA
- the eccCa gene encoding type VII secretion protein EccCa has product MTQLLVHRPARATRPLPPAEARTIEPPPNLPEGKTGTAATALLPMAGVMSSVVMMTVIRSSQFAGLGAVVLVVALLGAVALFLSQRGKAQRQRRVQRERYLEYLEELREELGADERERRRAARELNPPPSALYDLVRDPARLWERRRTDADFLRVRVGVGDVPVQDMVVGQSPAGGVLTPPDPFMLNEARALQARFVTVAGHPLTVPLDRAGNVSVVGEREGVLRVARALLVQAAVTHAPDDLALALGVPGERMGEWEWAKWLPHVLDPDEQDGPVAARRIAPGLAQLARVIGADLKKRSSYAAEVRRGLSDRSALSLGSRLLVVSDEYGDNAAELPRPDTAVDLGDMGVTVLHLLAEQVHEPDQVSVRITVDGERVVVEDLRGERVVQVAGVPDPVGAGAAEGLARMLAPLRLSPESAAEGTPVSGPVDFPELLGIDDPAALDLGRQWARRGERDFLRVPIGLDDRHEPVLLDLKESSELGMGPHGLCVGATGSGKSELLRTLVLALVTTHPPEDLAMVLVDYKGGATFAPFTALPHVAGVITNLENQAGLVERVHTSLAGEIKRRQQVLKDAGNIADIGHYRALRDTGRPDLEPLPHLFVVIDEFGELLTAKPDFIDLFLSIGRIGRSIGVHLLLSSQRIEGGKLKGLETYLSYRLGLRTFSADESRTVLETADAFNLPPLPGFGYLKVDTSTYTRFKAGFVSGAWRGPVVRDAAAADEPLAWAYQPYNTLAAPDRVAGEDAAVTPRERDSGPTVLSAVVEQLVGAAEPVRRIWLPPLPDAVTLTGAAGPVQASADGIRLADRDGPLRVPLGVLDEPARQWQGRWVHDLDTAGGHTAVIGGPQSGKTTLLRTLALSLALTHTPREVAIYGLDLVGGGLGALSGLPHVGGIAGRADHERAARTVAEVRGMLAEREAVFREHGIDSVDQLRRLRAEGRLPGLGSTDVVLLIDGFGALREEFAELDDAVAELLKRGSGYGIHVVAGMLRWNDVRIAAQSMFGTRIELRLNDPADSSVDRKLSETLSADTPGRALTDGRLFAHVALPRLDALASTADLGPALEDAAHSLRAAWHGEPAAPVRVLPTRLPAGRLPSTAAVPHAVPVGVDQDSLSPAVLDLFGADQHLLVLGDNECGKTNLLKLISRALVDRYGEDELVFGVFDPRRGLRGAIPEPYRGGYAHNAKLSGALATGIATELEKRLPETADPDAMNDEPAFTGPRIVILVDDYDILTTAGGQPLAPFLPYISSAQDIGLHFVVARRVAGASRALYEPFLTTLRETGATALVMTGDRTEGQLFPGLYASAQPPGRGTLVRRGRRHQLIQTALAAETDPMETPA; this is encoded by the coding sequence ATGACGCAGCTTCTGGTCCACCGCCCGGCCCGGGCCACCCGCCCGCTGCCGCCGGCCGAGGCGCGCACCATCGAGCCGCCGCCGAACCTGCCCGAGGGCAAGACGGGCACGGCCGCCACGGCGCTGTTGCCGATGGCCGGTGTCATGTCGTCCGTGGTGATGATGACGGTCATCCGGTCCAGTCAGTTCGCGGGCCTGGGCGCCGTCGTGCTCGTCGTCGCGCTGCTCGGCGCCGTGGCGCTGTTCCTGTCGCAGCGCGGCAAGGCGCAGCGGCAGCGGCGTGTGCAACGGGAACGGTATCTGGAGTATCTGGAGGAACTGCGCGAGGAGCTGGGCGCGGACGAGCGTGAACGGCGGCGCGCAGCACGCGAGCTGAATCCTCCGCCGTCGGCTTTGTACGACCTGGTGCGCGATCCGGCGCGGCTGTGGGAACGGCGGCGTACGGACGCCGACTTCCTGCGGGTACGGGTCGGCGTCGGTGACGTGCCGGTGCAGGACATGGTGGTCGGGCAGAGCCCGGCGGGCGGGGTGCTCACGCCCCCGGACCCGTTCATGCTGAACGAGGCCCGGGCGCTGCAGGCCCGGTTCGTGACCGTCGCCGGCCATCCGCTGACGGTGCCGCTGGACCGTGCGGGCAACGTGAGCGTGGTCGGGGAGCGCGAGGGCGTGCTGCGGGTCGCGCGGGCGCTGCTGGTGCAGGCCGCCGTCACGCACGCGCCCGACGACCTGGCGCTCGCGCTCGGCGTGCCCGGGGAGCGTATGGGGGAGTGGGAGTGGGCGAAGTGGCTGCCGCACGTCCTCGATCCGGACGAGCAGGACGGGCCGGTGGCCGCCCGCCGTATCGCGCCCGGTCTCGCGCAGCTGGCGCGCGTCATCGGCGCGGACCTGAAGAAGCGTTCCTCGTACGCCGCCGAGGTGCGGCGCGGCCTCTCCGACCGTTCGGCACTGAGCCTCGGCAGCCGACTGCTCGTGGTCAGTGACGAGTACGGCGACAACGCCGCCGAGCTGCCTCGTCCGGACACGGCCGTGGACCTCGGTGACATGGGGGTGACCGTGCTGCATCTGCTCGCCGAGCAGGTGCACGAGCCCGACCAGGTGTCGGTGCGGATCACCGTCGACGGCGAGCGGGTCGTGGTCGAGGATCTGCGGGGCGAGCGTGTCGTGCAGGTCGCGGGTGTCCCTGATCCGGTGGGCGCCGGGGCGGCCGAGGGGCTCGCACGGATGCTCGCGCCGCTGCGTCTGTCTCCCGAGTCGGCCGCCGAGGGCACGCCGGTGTCCGGCCCCGTGGACTTCCCGGAACTGCTCGGCATCGATGATCCGGCCGCCCTGGACCTGGGGCGGCAGTGGGCGCGGCGCGGCGAACGTGACTTCCTGCGGGTGCCGATCGGGCTGGACGACCGGCACGAACCGGTCCTGCTCGACCTGAAGGAGTCGTCCGAACTCGGCATGGGGCCGCACGGGCTGTGCGTCGGCGCGACCGGTTCCGGCAAGAGCGAGCTGCTGCGCACCCTGGTGCTCGCGCTGGTGACGACGCATCCGCCCGAGGACCTCGCGATGGTGCTCGTCGACTACAAGGGCGGCGCCACCTTCGCCCCGTTCACGGCTCTGCCGCATGTGGCGGGTGTCATCACGAACCTGGAGAACCAGGCCGGCCTCGTCGAGCGCGTGCACACCTCGCTGGCCGGTGAGATCAAGCGCCGCCAGCAGGTCCTGAAGGACGCGGGCAACATCGCCGACATCGGGCACTACCGGGCGCTGCGCGACACCGGGCGACCGGACCTCGAACCGCTCCCGCATCTGTTCGTCGTCATCGACGAGTTCGGTGAACTCCTCACCGCCAAACCGGACTTCATCGACCTCTTCCTCTCCATCGGCCGGATCGGCCGCTCCATCGGCGTGCATCTGCTGCTGTCCAGCCAGCGCATCGAGGGCGGCAAGCTGAAGGGCCTGGAGACGTATCTGTCGTACCGGCTCGGTCTGCGCACGTTCTCGGCCGACGAGTCGCGGACGGTTCTGGAGACCGCGGACGCCTTCAACCTGCCCCCGCTCCCCGGCTTCGGCTATCTGAAAGTCGACACGTCGACGTATACGCGGTTCAAGGCGGGCTTCGTCTCCGGCGCCTGGCGGGGACCCGTGGTGCGTGATGCGGCCGCTGCCGACGAGCCGCTGGCCTGGGCGTATCAGCCGTACAACACTCTGGCGGCGCCCGATCGGGTGGCCGGGGAGGACGCCGCCGTCACACCGCGCGAGCGGGACAGCGGACCCACTGTCCTGTCCGCCGTGGTGGAGCAGCTCGTGGGCGCGGCGGAGCCGGTGCGCAGGATCTGGCTGCCGCCGCTGCCCGACGCGGTGACGCTGACCGGGGCGGCCGGGCCGGTGCAGGCATCGGCGGACGGGATACGACTCGCCGACCGGGACGGGCCGTTGCGGGTTCCGCTCGGCGTGCTCGACGAGCCCGCGCGGCAGTGGCAGGGCCGGTGGGTGCACGATCTGGACACGGCCGGCGGGCACACGGCCGTCATCGGCGGTCCCCAGTCCGGCAAGACCACGCTGCTGCGCACTCTGGCCCTGTCCCTGGCCCTCACGCACACACCGCGCGAGGTCGCGATCTACGGACTCGACCTGGTCGGTGGCGGACTGGGAGCCCTGTCCGGTCTGCCGCACGTCGGCGGGATCGCCGGGCGCGCCGATCACGAGCGTGCCGCCCGCACGGTCGCCGAGGTGCGCGGCATGCTCGCCGAGCGCGAGGCCGTCTTCCGCGAGCACGGCATCGACTCCGTCGACCAGCTGCGCCGCCTGCGCGCCGAGGGCCGCCTGCCGGGGCTCGGCTCCACGGACGTGGTGCTGCTCATCGACGGGTTCGGCGCGCTGCGCGAGGAGTTCGCCGAGCTGGACGACGCGGTGGCCGAACTCCTCAAACGCGGCAGTGGCTACGGCATCCACGTCGTTGCGGGCATGCTCCGCTGGAACGACGTGCGCATCGCCGCCCAGTCGATGTTCGGCACTCGGATCGAACTGCGGCTCAACGACCCCGCCGACTCCTCCGTCGACCGCAAGCTGTCCGAGACCCTGTCGGCCGACACCCCCGGCCGGGCCCTCACCGACGGCAGGCTGTTCGCGCACGTCGCCCTGCCGCGCCTGGACGCGCTCGCCTCGACGGCGGACCTGGGACCGGCCCTCGAAGACGCCGCGCACTCCCTGCGGGCCGCCTGGCACGGTGAACCGGCCGCTCCCGTACGCGTCCTGCCCACGCGGCTGCCCGCGGGGCGCCTGCCCTCCACCGCCGCCGTCCCGCACGCCGTGCCGGTCGGAGTCGACCAGGACTCCCTGTCCCCGGCCGTCCTCGACCTGTTCGGCGCCGACCAGCACCTCCTGGTCCTGGGCGACAACGAGTGCGGCAAGACGAACCTCCTCAAGCTGATCTCCCGCGCGCTCGTCGACCGTTACGGCGAGGACGAACTGGTCTTCGGCGTCTTCGACCCACGGCGCGGCCTTCGCGGTGCGATCCCGGAGCCGTACCGCGGCGGTTACGCGCACAACGCGAAGCTGTCCGGCGCGCTCGCCACCGGCATCGCGACCGAACTGGAGAAAAGGCTCCCGGAAACCGCCGATCCTGACGCCATGAACGACGAACCGGCCTTCACCGGGCCGCGGATCGTGATCCTCGTCGACGACTACGACATCCTCACCACGGCGGGCGGGCAGCCCCTCGCCCCGTTCCTGCCGTACATCTCCTCGGCCCAGGACATCGGACTGCACTTCGTCGTCGCGCGCCGCGTGGCGGGCGCCTCGCGCGCCCTGTACGAGCCGTTCCTGACGACCTTGCGCGAGACCGGCGCGACAGCGCTCGTGATGACGGGGGACCGCACGGAGGGTCAGCTCTTCCCGGGGCTGTACGCCAGTGCACAGCCGCCGGGCCGGGGCACTCTCGTGCGTCGCGGCCGCCGCCACCAGTTGATCCAGACGGCCCTCGCGGCTGAGACCGACCCCATGGAGACCCCGGCGTGA
- a CDS encoding DUF6177 family protein, protein MTKDVIALTPKMPDTRSLLTGLYAGGPELNLTATDDGAVIQLTTAAGLPLVSVEAPVLVHVPGEAERLLGPQPAVPEPPFWWTEARASTAVPEAESLAGSVCGRLTMLLGGTTWPPEAAHTAHVTVPDDSAEANVSAPSSILPAVDVLTDSTAVVLADRPVVPLTAWLSDILRITAQANRALHLVTPPHVRLTLPLRTALGGAPNRWVIQDPAGGYYDGLSGVRLAWREGTFTPAAATAFTATATPAGQRQLTVSFRTVHEAAADLVIGRGLEAAWRHLTGAPPAGWSTAEPVNLPWSTRRLTDLARDRAPAPTHLVVIGAPHHPAIATHRITRTTAGVAEDTVLTLGHADPADVPLGTLDSLAALLVEEHGLTTMLTTLRHARADLTLPAHLEAPPLPVSFTLGPRDVRTIGLAHARRPPLAANPRQLGSPANPALHYPLGDGTDAEAWTALRILSDHLRNGSEA, encoded by the coding sequence GTGACCAAGGACGTCATCGCGCTCACCCCGAAGATGCCCGACACCAGGTCGCTCCTGACAGGTCTGTACGCCGGCGGCCCCGAGCTGAACCTGACCGCCACCGACGACGGCGCGGTCATCCAGCTGACCACGGCGGCCGGTCTCCCGCTGGTCTCGGTCGAGGCCCCGGTGCTCGTCCACGTACCCGGCGAGGCCGAACGCCTCCTCGGCCCGCAACCGGCCGTGCCCGAGCCCCCGTTCTGGTGGACCGAGGCCCGGGCCTCCACGGCCGTCCCTGAGGCGGAATCCCTCGCCGGCTCCGTCTGCGGACGCCTGACGATGCTGCTCGGCGGAACCACCTGGCCACCCGAGGCGGCCCACACCGCACACGTCACCGTCCCCGACGACTCGGCCGAGGCGAACGTCTCGGCTCCCTCCTCGATTCTCCCCGCCGTCGACGTGCTGACCGACTCGACCGCCGTCGTCCTGGCCGACCGCCCCGTCGTCCCGCTCACCGCCTGGCTCTCGGACATCCTGCGCATCACCGCACAGGCGAACCGCGCACTCCACCTCGTCACCCCACCCCATGTGCGGCTCACCCTGCCCTTGCGCACCGCGCTCGGCGGCGCCCCCAACCGCTGGGTGATCCAGGACCCCGCGGGCGGCTACTACGACGGACTGTCGGGTGTCCGGCTCGCCTGGCGAGAGGGCACGTTCACGCCCGCTGCCGCCACCGCCTTCACCGCGACGGCCACACCCGCCGGACAGCGTCAGCTGACCGTCTCCTTCCGCACGGTGCACGAGGCCGCCGCCGACCTCGTCATCGGCCGGGGTCTGGAAGCCGCCTGGCGTCATCTCACCGGCGCACCGCCGGCCGGTTGGAGCACCGCGGAACCCGTCAATCTACCCTGGTCGACGCGCCGGTTGACCGATCTCGCCCGCGACCGGGCACCCGCTCCCACGCACCTCGTCGTCATCGGCGCGCCCCATCACCCCGCCATCGCCACGCACCGCATCACGCGCACCACCGCCGGTGTCGCCGAGGACACCGTCCTCACCCTCGGCCACGCCGACCCCGCCGACGTCCCTCTGGGCACCCTGGACTCCCTCGCCGCGCTGCTGGTCGAGGAACACGGCCTGACGACGATGCTCACCACCCTGCGCCACGCGCGCGCCGACCTCACCCTGCCCGCACACCTGGAAGCCCCGCCCCTCCCGGTCTCCTTCACCCTCGGCCCACGCGACGTACGCACGATCGGCCTCGCCCACGCCCGCCGCCCACCCCTGGCCGCAAACCCGCGCCAACTCGGCTCCCCGGCGAATCCGGCGCTCCACTACCCCCTGGGCGACGGAACCGACGCCGAAGCCTGGACAGCGCTGCGGATTCTCTCCGACCACCTCAGGAACGGCTCCGAGGCGTGA